From the Gossypium hirsutum isolate 1008001.06 chromosome A02, Gossypium_hirsutum_v2.1, whole genome shotgun sequence genome, the window AGGGACCAAATATATCATTATGTAATAAAACATAGCTATGGAGCTCTTTATCAGCTTGTCTAGTGCCAAAATGAGGACAATTTATAGGGGAATCAATTATCATGGCCAGGTTATTGGTGGAAAGTAAGAGTAAACTTAGAATATCAATATTTCAAActacatttttcatttaaaaatataattttttttgtcgaTTGAATCTTACCTCGTATGAGCATTGATGTCAGTGTAGGAGAACGTAAGTTTAAGTGCGTTGAAACATTTcatcctcttatttaagggttgaggagggattatgagtagttttaggcattatatcaaaaaataaagACTAAGAATTGTGATCCTACATTTATATgaaagaaagtaaataaaaaaataatttttaataactatagaattaatagataatttttttacaGATAAAACTTTAAGCAAGAGCAATCGAACTATCCAATTTCAAACCAACAAAAAAAAGTTGTAAACAAGCCGCTAAACATTAATTTTGAATTggaattttaacttaaatttcgAAAAAGTGcttgtcaattaaattatttttccatCCTCTCATTAAATCTTTTACTTTACAAAATCATGTTTAAAGTTGACATTTATTTTTCTCGAAAACACCTTTTAGCAGTAATAATAAATCactatcaaattttttaaaagcatGCACTTTTCAACCTCAATGATAAACTAGTATTAAATAAGATCGAGTTTGAGTtggatttaaattaatatttttataatatatacatttaaaaataaaaaattatatattaaaactcAATTAAATCATTATTTTGATTACGATTTCATAAACTAATAAcctattaacataatttattttaactgcacacaaaattattttaataatcataattaatttaatcaaaccaTCTCGATCAAAATTCATCGAATGAAATTATTTGAACCGATTTTTTACCACCcaccaaaatttttctttttgagttgcAATCATGTATAAGTAGCTTCTCCACTAACATGACAGTGTTATATTTTGGGGGGTCATTTTCAACCTTTTTATTTTCCCTCTTTGTTTTCTTGTCTTCCATTATCACTTTCCCcctcttcttttttaattttgtctCGATATATCAACATCCTTTAATTCAAAGAGCAGTAACagaggggaaaagaaaaaaaagatcatTTAAACATTGATTGCACGCACTGTCTGATGTAGTTAAGAAGGACAAGTCTTGCCAGTTCATTGTTGGGGCCATTAGTAAATTCATGTATTATTTAACAATTTTCATCTTAGGCAGAATAGTTTTTAGTTGGATTGATATAATTATTGTTACTAACGCAGAAGGATGCGGATTTTGAGTATGTtgaaatatgttatttttttatttatggacGGTTGAGGGAGCTATAAGTAATTTAAGATATTATGTAAaaaacagatatgatcagaatattttattatttccctGAATATGTTAAGAAGTTAGACTATATTTATTGAGCCAGGGACCTTGATCTAATGAGTTTTTGAGTTTAATATAAGGTTTTGACTATTGATTTCATGAGATCGATTTATTAACTCCTGTTAATGTCGAGTTTAGTTTAACATTTTCAACATTTATTAATGTTGAGGTCATGGTTTATGGAATTGGATCAATGATTGAATCAATTAAGTCATTGATTCCCGATTTGATTGTCGATctggttttaattaagtaaattattaaaaaattagaaaacttAATTCAAATGTTGtctcaactagtttttttttgtccaattagTTCGTACTGATTCATGAGTAAATCGATTTTTTCTCTTATTCCATATAAGAGTACTAATTAGTTCCCAGTTTGATTGATCGATGGATCCAATTTTCGACACCTTTAGACGAGTTCCAAAGTCAAACTTGTTAattgaaattcattttttttcgtcccaatctaaaaaataaaaataaaaattttcagaacaacaaaataaaagaagccttaatttttaatttatacacaTTTGGTCATATCtttatagattttattattttcctttttaacgaAACttggaataaattataaaaatctcaGTCACTGCCTTACTTGCTTACTCATAATCTCTTCTCCTTTTTATATCACCATTTCTCTCTCTCTCCTTACAGAAGAAATGTGGGATCATCAGTTCCACAAATCATGACTTCCTTCTTCAGCCTTAAACTCCATTTACACTCCACAATTTTCATCGTTCTTACTTTTCTTGCAGTTCAAGGTTCCGGCATAAACGTCGACGGTCTTCTTTTACTGTCTTTCAAAAAATCCATTCTCAGCGACCCTTTACAAGCACTACGAAACTGGAACTCCACCGACCAGACACCGTGTTCTTGGACCGGCGTCTTTTGTAGCAACACCAATGGCAGCGGTGGCGAGGGCGAGTCTCGTGTTACAGCTTTTTCTCTTCCTAGTTCTCAGCTCGTCGGTTCGATACCGTCAGATCTGGGTTCCATTCAACACCTCGAAAGCCTTGATTTGTCCAACAATTCACTTAATGGGTCGGTTTTAGAATCGGTTTTCAATGCGACCGAGCTTCGGTTTCTTGATTTGTCGAATAATTTGATGTCCGGTGTGATGCCGGAAACTATCGGACGGTTGCAAAGTTTGCGGTTTCTTAACCTTTCCGACAATGAGTTAGGTGGGACTTTGCCTAAAACTCTTACTACTATCCAGAATCTAACTGTTGTTTCTTTGAAGAACAATTATTTTTCCGGTGATCTTCCGGCAGGGTTTCGATCTCTTCAAGTTTTAGACCTTTCTTCGAATCTTATCGATGGTTCTTTGCCTAAGAATTTCGGCGGTGACAGTTTAACGTACTTGAACGTGTCTTACAACAGGCTTTCCGGGAAAATTCCGTCGCAATTCGCCGAGAAAATCCCTACCAATGCCACCATCGATCTTTCCTTCAACAATCTCACCGGAGAAATCCCGGATTCCGACGTGTTTAACAACCAAGAACCCAAATCTTTCTCCGGGAATCCTCATCTATGCGGCGAAATAACCGGCCGTAGCTGTCCTATAACTTCTTCACCGTCATCTTCTCCTCCGGCGATCGCAGCTTTTCCGAAAACAACAGAGTTCGCCGACACTCCTGGTCCGTCACCCGTCGGTGAAAAACCACGACGAAACAGGCTTAAACCAGGAACCATAGTAGCAATCATCATCGGAGACACAGCAGGGATTGGATTTTTCCTCATGGTTTTCTTCATCATCCACAAATTAAAGAACAAAAGAAGAGTTGAAACCACCACAGTAACACAAACAGCTAACGACACAGTCAACGACAACTGGTCAACGACATCATCGTCGTCGGAATCCAGAGGGTTTACAAGATGGTCGTGTTTGA encodes:
- the LOC107931691 gene encoding probable LRR receptor-like serine/threonine-protein kinase At4g37250 — protein: MTSFFSLKLHLHSTIFIVLTFLAVQGSGINVDGLLLLSFKKSILSDPLQALRNWNSTDQTPCSWTGVFCSNTNGSGGEGESRVTAFSLPSSQLVGSIPSDLGSIQHLESLDLSNNSLNGSVLESVFNATELRFLDLSNNLMSGVMPETIGRLQSLRFLNLSDNELGGTLPKTLTTIQNLTVVSLKNNYFSGDLPAGFRSLQVLDLSSNLIDGSLPKNFGGDSLTYLNVSYNRLSGKIPSQFAEKIPTNATIDLSFNNLTGEIPDSDVFNNQEPKSFSGNPHLCGEITGRSCPITSSPSSSPPAIAAFPKTTEFADTPGPSPVGEKPRRNRLKPGTIVAIIIGDTAGIGFFLMVFFIIHKLKNKRRVETTTVTQTANDTVNDNWSTTSSSSESRGFTRWSCLRNTKEEYDEESETPSEEDQSQASQRQGMHEHDKKGALVTVDGENQLELETLLKASAYILGATGSSIMYKAVLEDGTCLAVRRIGENSVVRFKDFDTQVRVIAKMVHPNLVKIRGFYWGVDEKLVIYDFVPNGSLANSRYRKVGSSPCHLPWEARLKIAKGVARGLAYLHDKKHVHANLKPSNILLGPDMEPKIGDFGLERLVTCDTSTKVGVSARNFGSKRSTASRDSFQDLTGPSPSPSPSSFGLSPYRAPESLRSLKPNPKWDVYAFGVILLELLTGKVIVVDESGQGNGIVIEDKIKALRMADAPIRGELEGKEEGLLACFTLGYNCASPVPQKRPSMKEAVQILDKIPSSTSFSQHYFGY